The genomic stretch TTTCCAGTACGGGTTCTGAGTCTGCCAGTATTCAATTTCAGCCAAAATCAATTTTAGTATCAGATGACAAAagtctgtccttttttttctccaatgcCAGTCTTCACGGCATGCAGCAGCTTCTTaggttttttatattttctccaCAAGTTAAGGAAAAGAAAGTGTGAACTTTCACCCTCACCTTTGataacttcattaaaaataCTCTACCTGCTCTGGTTTACGGGTCGACTCATGTCCACCTTGATGGTTAGCGTTTCCTCCGTTAAAACTGTCATATTATTGGTTTTCTGATCACTCCATCCACGCTGCCTCTGACGGGGCATTTTTGGGTCCAAGTCATCCCTCCCAAGGGGCCGTTCCAGACTTCTTGGCTGGGCCTGTTCCCACTGCTGAAGTTTGCCTTTTTCTGCCAAACTGGGGTCATCTTCAATGACATCTTCATAATCTTCCCTGAAGCGTCGGTACCCTTGTCTTTGCTCTTCTTGAGGAAGATCTTGGTATCCCTGGGAGGCCTGCTGTAAGCGTGGGTGATTCCTTGGCTTCCCAGGTCGTCCACGTTGGCTTGGGTTGTACCTCCTCTTCGCTGGGTGAGTGCCACCTCTCCCCCTGTGGTTCACTGGGCCACTTTGATTACCATATCTTGCAACACTTGGTTTGTCCTGTGGCACAGGACTTCTCCTAGTTTCATAATAGTTGGATTCTCCCAAATTATCTTGATAAAGGTGTTCTTGTGGCTCTTCTCTATCATCCAACCTGCTGCCTGACTTCCTGAAAAGCTCCTGAGAGGAGCCCCCTGGACGAGGACTCCTCTGTCGATCAAATTCAGGATCAAGTTCCCGACATTCAGCAAACCTTTCCCACTGTGGCAGCTCTCTACCGTGATCATGTTCAATGACGAGCGGCCCCGAGTGCCAACTGTCTCCCAGGGGTTGGTCCCCCCGAGTGCCTCCACCAAACCCATCTGTGGGTGCTTCCATTGAGTAACCCTGTTTCCCAAAGTCCTCCTCATTCCTGTACCTGTGATGGCATAAGAGGAGGTGGTTCAACATCTTCACTTGTAAATTTAGACTTGAAATTACTGCTGGATTTATCTTCTAATGATTACATATTGACTGATTTACGTATTACCACTGTTAACATGAACAACTAATAGAGGTCAAAATAAGACAAGCAGAATTTTTCAGAAAGAAGGTAAGAAACTAGAAGCCATGCAATATTTGAACACTAGAGTACTGCATTAGTGAAATTACAGCATGAAGACAGAGGAAATTTGTGCTACGGAAAATTAGATGAGAATCTTCTACGTTCTTCATTTCCCGATagtgctgcaaagcattcagcTTAAAATTTACCCAAGATGACTGGCGACATCCATTTCTCTTCTTTGCCTTTTAAAAGGGAGGCCCCTCTCATGATGTGGGttctccctctgtctgcctctgttaGGACCTTGAGTgctcctccttcctctttccctgTCTCCTCCAGCTCTTGGGTCATCTGACTTCAAACTGGGACTGAGATCTCTGAACCTCGCTCGATCCCTGCCctgctcctctctcctccagcccatccctGACTCCTTCTGGTCTGAATGAGACCTCTGTGTTGGTGGCAATCTTTCCCTTGTGAAACTCAGAGACGACTGGGGCAACGGACCCTTGTTTTCAAACCTCTGGGAGTCTTCTCTAAACCCTCCTCTTCGTCTATCTCCATCAAATCCTCCATCACGCAGTGGGGAAAGGCTCCTGTCTTCATAGCGCAAATCATGAGAGGGCGATAACCTCCTGTGGTGAAACTCCTCCCGGTCTGGGTAAGGCTGACGCCCAAATCGACGGTCACCTGTGAACAGAGGGGATCTTCTCTGCTCTTCTGGGTACATGTCTTCTCTGAAGTTCTCCCTGATTTCACCAGAACCTTCCCGAAGGCGGTCCCTCCTGTCCATATCTGCGATTACTCTGTGGGGATCGAAGCCAGGCTCTTCCCATGGCAACCTCCTGTAAAAGTGAAtatagaaaaaaggaaaagaaaatcacattaGCAACAGATAGTATGAGAATCAATAAATCAGcatctaaaaaaaacacacaaaaaaaacagattttttcaaaacaaaactttacttGAAAACACAAGCTACAACACCAGCAAGACAAGCCAATAGAAGCAAACACGGACATTCAAAAAAGAGGTGACAGGTTGTTACAGCAACTTCAAGCATAAAATCTAAAGCAGTCAGATATactaatagaatagaatagaatagaatgcctttattgtcattatacaggatgtacaatgagattgtcTAAGGTCTCACACCAAAATCAACTTTAAGTCTAGTTGAAAGTCAAAATGATGACCTCAGTGTAGCTGTTATATGGtcagatttctttttatttaactaaaaCTCTGCCAGGTAAAGTTAGTAAAGGTGCATTTCCAATGTTCCTGTGAGTAGAGCTTTACAGCTGAGTGGAAATAAAGAACAGGCCAGTTTTCCATCGTCCACTCAGGTAAAAAGCTCCTAAACTTTACAATATTTCttagatgattaaaaaaaattattatgcTGTTGCTGTGACTCTGGAACGTCAGATTAGCAGATCATTCAGGTCTATGTTCTCaccaaaaatttaaaagaaatttccAGACTGTCAGCTTCAGCTCCAGTGGATCTTTCTTACCAGAGTTTAACAGTGGAAAGCTATGAGTGTCTATTATGCAACCTGGCAGTGTGTGTACACAAGAAAGGAAACAGGGGAATATATAACTGCATAAATGTGCTTCTTGCCAGGTTAAACAGCAGTGGCCCTAAAACTGACCCCTGAGGAAGGCCACGAGATAAAGCCAAGTCATTAAACACTACAGTCATACTCTAGAATGGATGCATGATACAAGCATGGTTAGAGAAATTAAAGGAGGACAGCATATTTACCTGTAATGTGGTGATCGAGACCGTGGTATTGACATTTTGTCAAGCTTTAAAGGAAAGAAGACTGGTTTTATTATGAGATTAAGAGTGTCGgcaaaacacaaaatttcaCAGTCAACACTACAGCAGGTGTTTAAGAGGGCAAATCTCAGCTTTTAAGAACTTATTTCTGGAAACAACTACATTTGTTTCAGTAAGAAAGTTTGAACAGGGCTTGAATTTCAGTGCAAATGTAATTTAAACCAGTTCAAGCAAATCTGGTTGTTACAATGAAAGAAATTCCCACACATGGTTACAACAACCTAATAAGGTTCAGCCTAAAGTCGCACTGGAGGAACAACCGGCCACAGGTGGACCAACACTGGAACCTCTCACTTTCCTTCTGCTGTTTCAGgtaaggtgaagaaaaaaaaagaggccatTATAACACTGTGGAAATCTATAGTTAGGATGCAGACAAAAATCACTACAATCACCACCACCagggtttttaaataaaatgtcttcTACTAAAGGAAAGTCACCAggcctgttttttttataagtaAGATTTAATTTACTTgagtttaaaatacatttttggttTTCAAGTGGTTAGAATAAGAGGAAAATACACAAACTCTTTGCCTTTACTATTTGCAAAGCAGTCATGATTATGTATCTCAGCCCCAaatttaaattcagataaaaagcAGAGTTATGATTTTACAAGAAATCCAAGACATTTGCTAATTCAACCTTCAGTAAATTGTCTTCGAATATTTTATCCTCGGTGAAACAGCTGAGTGTAAACTGAGAAGAGAGCCAACTTTAATCTGATCAAAACAGAGGCTGTGACCATGAAATTGTTTTGGTTTACATATTTGTATAGTAGAAACAAATCATCATAAATCCTGTAATTCAGAAAAACACCAGTTCAGCTGAGCAGAAATAATAAAGTCAGTCCTGCTACCACAGCTCTATCTCACATTACTCTGCATCATTATGTAGCTGCACAAGCTTAAGTTAACTTTGGTATCATTTCTATCTTAAATATCAGCAGAGCTGCAATGAATAATTCACCACATATTTATCAAAACAGAAAGTTAACTGGCACCCATTACAATAATTGATTACTCATTCAAGAAGCTTTAAGGTAGGATCTCAGACTGTATAAATGCCTGTAGATGTCACGGTACACGAATCTTTATACTTGATACAAAATTAGACATTTAATGAACTCACTGAGCACCCAGGACATCAGGATAAGAGGTGCTTTAATGAACCGATTAATCCAGCAAATATCATGAAACACAATGCCGCTTCCTCTGTAACGGGAAACAGACCAAAACTATGGTTTCTTAATGAGATTTGGGCCTCGAAGAGCATCCCAAAATAATGTTTACATTACAGTTCTTCACACCTTCCCTACACTAAACCAGGCTGTGTGGCTAACGCTGGTTAGCAGCTAATGCTACGCAGTTGCTTACCTTTGACCGCAACGCGCGTCGGGCCACCCCGCAGCTAACAACGCTAACTAAAACCAGGATAAACGCACCAAAATATGCCCAAAGAACAGATTAGAAGCTGAGACTATAACCTTATCTGCCGCTAAGTTTAACCGAAGGCCAGCTGCGTGCTGCGCTTTCCGTTAAACACTATAAATAAAGAGACTGTTTGCTCCCAAAGATCCGCCAAAAACAGGGGATCGTAACTTCCGCCACgggcttttcaaaataaaacggtTTATGTGTCAAATAGCCACTGATGTATTCTGCTACTTCATTATTAACTGATATTTACtatatatacttttttataTAAGCTAAATATactttatctatttattttagttagAATTTTTTATTATAGCAATTAAAAATTTAGTGAAACGGAACAAGCATTAAATACATTGCTTAAATAGATGTTTTTGTAGctcagcaaaataaaataaaaacaaaacaaatattgtaaaatgttaaaagttaacctcaaatgtaaataaatctgttaaAGTCAAATAATagatacatttaaatattaaataatatgaaATCGTTTtgtcaaaattaatattttattaactgTATTATACAATTATAtccattttttatttcagtttatacTGTTGGGGTTTactttttactcaatgaataaaatgacaaatgtttaaaagtaaactccaggaaattaattaataagcagtGGCTGAACCAAATAAAAGAcgattaaataaatacattagacagagagcagacaCATAGATAGTGCCAGACTAACTTCACAGCCTTTGggagatatgtttatcttatttatggctTTCCCAGTCTCagaggaaaatatttttatcttaTCCTTGGCACAGTATGTACAATTAAGATCTACAGGAGAGTAAATGTCACCACGTCCTGTTACTCAGCTGGATAAAACTGCCCTGTAATGATTAGGAatatgtgggggggggggggggggggggggggggcttttactgctgattggagaagcttgtgccatgatgcTGGAACCAACCACTGGACGAACCAGtctgagaaggccaagtctaaaccacggctctGTCCATCTGgtttttgaattgatagtgCTTGTACATAGGGCATGTAGTATAAAACTGTTATGTCTAGCTTAGAGGCTTTGCTCTTCTGGGGAGGGGAGCTGGGAAGGCCG from Archocentrus centrarchus isolate MPI-CPG fArcCen1 chromosome 20, fArcCen1, whole genome shotgun sequence encodes the following:
- the LOC115799274 gene encoding BCLAF1 and THRAP3 family member 3-like isoform X2, which translates into the protein MSIPRSRSPHYRRLPWEEPGFDPHRVIADMDRRDRLREGSGEIRENFREDMYPEEQRRSPLFTGDRRFGRQPYPDREEFHHRRLSPSHDLRYEDRSLSPLRDGGFDGDRRRGGFREDSQRFENKGPLPQSSLSFTRERLPPTQRSHSDQKESGMGWRREEQGRDRARFRDLSPSLKSDDPRAGGDRERGRRSTQGPNRGRQRENPHHERGLPFKRQRREMDVASHLGYRNEEDFGKQGYSMEAPTDGFGGGTRGDQPLGDSWHSGPLVIEHDHGRELPQWERFAECRELDPEFDRQRSPRPGGSSQELFRKSGSRLDDREEPQEHLYQDNLGESNYYETRRSPVPQDKPSVARYGNQSGPVNHRGRGGTHPAKRRYNPSQRGRPGKPRNHPRLQQASQGYQDLPQEEQRQGYRRFREDYEDVIEDDPSLAEKGKLQQWEQAQPRSLERPLGRDDLDPKMPRQRQRGWSDQKTNNMTVLTEETLTIKVDMSRPVNQSSQLCYSSDRQLSLDLVNVGRQRLDFLPMLEHSGTYRETAMHTGTFAQEIITLVHLVKEQYFRGDGVTLNERFSAPQKGGYSEDEMEELTLDDGFDTDRGFSLDMDSLLNDDKPLFSRLGPTQGLRQQPVRGPGDLRHDLERRRQEKLEGVKVTIPGNTMTQHHLGPVSDPDVVYTGKMSQMDQRRREGNMGPRRGALSRVNTGAQRRNNRFDNRKQNFRNGSAGPNW
- the LOC115799274 gene encoding BCLAF1 and THRAP3 family member 3-like isoform X1, encoding MSIPRSRSPHYRRLPWEEPGFDPHRVIADMDRRDRLREGSGEIRENFREDMYPEEQRRSPLFTGDRRFGRQPYPDREEFHHRRLSPSHDLRYEDRSLSPLRDGGFDGDRRRGGFREDSQRFENKGPLPQSSLSFTRERLPPTQRSHSDQKESGMGWRREEQGRDRARFRDLSPSLKSDDPRAGGDRERGRRSTQGPNRGRQRENPHHERGLPFKRQRREMDVASHLGYRNEEDFGKQGYSMEAPTDGFGGGTRGDQPLGDSWHSGPLVIEHDHGRELPQWERFAECRELDPEFDRQRSPRPGGSSQELFRKSGSRLDDREEPQEHLYQDNLGESNYYETRRSPVPQDKPSVARYGNQSGPVNHRGRGGTHPAKRRYNPSQRGRPGKPRNHPRLQQASQGYQDLPQEEQRQGYRRFREDYEDVIEDDPSLAEKGKLQQWEQAQPRSLERPLGRDDLDPKMPRQRQRGWSDQKTNNMTVLTEETLTIKVDMSRPVNQSSQLCYSSDRQLSLDLVNVGRQRLDFLPMLEHSGTYRETAMHTGTFAQEIITLVHLVKEQYFRGDGVTLNERFSAPQKGGYSEDEMEELTLDDGFDTDRGFSLDMDSLLNDDKPLFSRLGPTQGLRQQPVRGPGDLRHDLERRRQEKLEGVKVTIPGNTMTQHHLGPVSDPDVVYTGKMSQMDQRRREGNMSFSVVQGPRRGALSRVNTGAQRRNNRFDNRKQNFRNGSAGPNW